One region of Micromonospora ureilytica genomic DNA includes:
- the obgE gene encoding GTPase ObgE, which produces MATFVDRVVLHLQSGDGGHGCASIHREKFKPFGGPDGGNGGHGGSVSLVVDPQVTTLLDFHFHPHVKADNGKGGAGSNRDGANGRNLVLKVPNGTVVQTSDGTVLADMVGAGTTFEVARGGRGGRGNASLANAKRKAPGFAELGEPGDQLDIVLELKSVADVGLVGFPSAGKSSLISVISAAKPKIADYPFTTLVPNLGVVRMDNHTFTVADVPGLIPGAATGKGLGLEFLRHIERCAVLVHVIDSATLEPGRDPVADIDAIEAELSQYGGLTDRPRLVAINKVDVPDGRDLAEIVRPDLEERGYQVYEVSAATREGLKELTYAMAELVDAERKAAPPAEPTRIVIRPMAVDDDGFTITAETDGSFTVRGTRPERWVKQTNFDNDEAVGYLADRLARLGVEDKLAKAGAQPGDLVRIGAREFDWQPTLFAGVDFVPGNRGTDVRLEEKSNRASAADRLAARKARRVRSADEVGADASDDLDADLDDEDDAE; this is translated from the coding sequence GTGGCAACGTTCGTTGACCGGGTCGTACTGCACCTGCAGTCCGGCGATGGCGGGCACGGTTGTGCCTCGATCCACCGCGAGAAGTTCAAGCCGTTCGGTGGACCGGACGGCGGCAACGGTGGGCACGGGGGCAGCGTGTCCCTGGTGGTCGACCCGCAGGTGACCACGCTGCTCGACTTCCACTTCCACCCGCACGTCAAGGCCGACAACGGCAAGGGTGGCGCCGGCTCGAACCGGGACGGGGCCAACGGCCGCAACCTGGTGCTCAAGGTGCCCAACGGCACCGTGGTGCAGACCTCCGACGGCACCGTGCTGGCCGACATGGTCGGCGCCGGCACCACCTTCGAGGTCGCCCGGGGCGGGCGCGGCGGGCGGGGCAACGCCTCGCTGGCCAACGCCAAGCGCAAGGCACCCGGCTTCGCCGAGCTGGGGGAGCCCGGCGACCAACTGGACATCGTGCTGGAGCTGAAGAGCGTCGCCGATGTGGGCCTGGTGGGCTTCCCGTCCGCCGGCAAGTCGTCGCTGATCTCGGTGATCTCCGCCGCGAAGCCGAAGATCGCCGACTACCCGTTCACCACCCTGGTGCCCAACCTCGGTGTGGTCCGGATGGACAACCACACCTTCACCGTCGCGGACGTGCCGGGCCTGATCCCCGGCGCGGCCACCGGCAAGGGGCTGGGCCTGGAGTTCCTGCGGCACATCGAGCGCTGCGCGGTGCTGGTGCACGTCATCGACTCGGCGACCCTGGAGCCCGGTCGTGACCCGGTGGCCGACATCGACGCCATCGAGGCCGAGCTGAGCCAGTACGGCGGCCTGACCGACCGCCCCCGGCTGGTCGCCATCAACAAGGTCGACGTGCCGGACGGCCGCGACCTCGCCGAGATCGTGCGCCCCGACCTGGAGGAGCGCGGTTACCAGGTGTACGAGGTCTCCGCGGCCACCCGGGAGGGGCTCAAGGAGCTGACCTACGCGATGGCCGAGCTGGTCGACGCGGAGCGTAAGGCCGCCCCGCCGGCCGAGCCGACCCGGATCGTGATCCGCCCGATGGCGGTGGACGACGACGGTTTCACCATCACGGCCGAGACGGACGGCTCGTTCACCGTCCGCGGCACACGGCCGGAACGCTGGGTCAAGCAGACCAACTTCGACAACGACGAGGCGGTCGGCTACCTGGCTGACCGGCTGGCCCGGCTCGGGGTGGAGGACAAGCTGGCCAAGGCCGGCGCGCAGCCCGGTGACCTGGTCCGGATCGGTGCGCGCGAGTTCGACTGGCAGCCGACGCTCTTCGCCGGGGTGGACTTCGTACCCGGCAACCGGGGCACCGACGTCCGCCTGGAGGAGAAGTCGAACCGGGCCTCCGCCGCGGATCGGCTCGCCGCCCGGAAGGCGCGCCGGGTGCGGTCGGCCGACGAGGTGGGCGCGGACGCGTCCGACGACCTCGACGCCGACCTCGACGACGAGGACGACGCCGAGTAG
- a CDS encoding GNAT family N-acetyltransferase codes for MLIESRPAIDPEIAAMVTAQQRELREADGGLDGQVFVPHDDVRYLAVVVNGRAVACGGLQALDAETGEIKRMYVRPAHRGRGIGRQLLAALEECAFRQGHSVVCLETGTYLPAAIALYTSCGYQRIPVYGEYVGNPYSVCFAKRLPVAA; via the coding sequence ATGCTGATCGAGTCCCGGCCTGCCATCGATCCGGAGATCGCCGCCATGGTCACCGCACAGCAGCGTGAGCTGCGCGAGGCCGATGGTGGGTTGGACGGGCAGGTCTTCGTCCCCCATGACGACGTCCGCTACCTGGCGGTGGTGGTGAACGGTCGGGCGGTCGCCTGCGGTGGGCTCCAGGCGCTCGATGCCGAAACCGGTGAGATCAAGCGGATGTACGTCCGGCCCGCTCACCGGGGGCGGGGGATCGGTCGTCAGTTGCTCGCCGCTCTGGAGGAGTGCGCGTTCCGGCAGGGGCACTCGGTGGTCTGCCTGGAGACGGGCACCTACCTGCCGGCCGCCATCGCCTTGTACACCTCGTGTGGCTATCAGCGGATCCCGGTCTACGGCGAGTACGTGGGCAACCCGTACAGCGTGTGTTTCGCCAAGCGGTTGCCGGTCGCGGCCTGA
- a CDS encoding DUF6766 family protein, translated as MPRWLRHNALAVAMLGAFLVFLVLQSVFGWHTHNEELTEFGAAPLSWPAYLTSGHFAESVFENWESEFLQMGGYVLLTAYLVQRGSAESKPMDQTDRPEDDERRATPQSPWPVRVGGLPLVIYRNSLSLALLLIFAGSFVGHLLGGTAAYNQEQALQSGAPPIGAWEFLGTSDFWFQSMQNWQSEFLAVGALILLSIVLRQHASPESKPVTVAHATTGA; from the coding sequence ATGCCTCGTTGGCTACGTCACAACGCCCTGGCCGTCGCCATGCTGGGGGCGTTCCTCGTCTTTCTGGTGTTACAGAGCGTCTTCGGCTGGCATACCCACAATGAGGAGCTGACCGAGTTCGGGGCCGCGCCGCTGAGCTGGCCGGCGTACCTGACCAGTGGGCACTTCGCCGAGTCGGTCTTCGAGAACTGGGAGTCGGAGTTCCTCCAGATGGGCGGGTACGTGCTGCTCACCGCGTACCTGGTGCAGCGGGGCTCGGCCGAGTCGAAGCCGATGGACCAGACCGACCGGCCCGAGGACGACGAGCGCCGGGCAACCCCGCAGTCACCCTGGCCGGTACGCGTCGGCGGCCTGCCGCTGGTGATCTACCGGAACAGCCTCTCCCTCGCGCTGCTGCTGATCTTCGCCGGCTCGTTCGTCGGTCACCTGCTCGGTGGCACCGCCGCGTACAACCAGGAGCAGGCGTTGCAGAGCGGAGCGCCGCCGATCGGGGCGTGGGAGTTCCTCGGCACCAGTGACTTCTGGTTCCAGTCCATGCAGAACTGGCAGAGCGAGTTCCTCGCGGTCGGCGCGCTGATCCTGCTGAGCATCGTCCTGCGCCAGCACGCCTCGCCGGAGTCGAAGCCGGTGACCGTCGCGCACGCCACCACCGGCGCCTGA
- a CDS encoding DUF4383 domain-containing protein: MARDARGGRGARPRPRVQLAALVVAGVFLLIGVLGFIPGITTDYGELRFAGHHSEADLLGLFQVSILHNVVHLIFGLAGLVLARSVAGARVFLAAGGAIYLALWLYGLAIEAINPEGGANILPVNDNDNWLHLALGFGMLALGLLLSNQAGTGGRLDSPADRH, from the coding sequence ATGGCACGAGACGCACGGGGCGGCCGAGGGGCCCGCCCCCGACCCCGGGTGCAGCTGGCCGCGCTGGTCGTGGCCGGGGTCTTCCTGCTGATCGGTGTTCTCGGCTTCATCCCCGGCATCACCACCGACTACGGCGAGCTGCGGTTCGCCGGGCACCACTCGGAAGCTGACCTGCTCGGGCTGTTCCAGGTGTCGATCCTGCACAACGTGGTGCACCTGATCTTCGGGCTGGCCGGCCTGGTGCTGGCCCGCAGCGTCGCCGGCGCCCGCGTGTTCCTGGCCGCCGGCGGCGCGATCTATCTCGCTCTCTGGCTGTACGGCCTGGCGATCGAGGCGATCAACCCGGAGGGCGGGGCGAACATCCTGCCGGTCAACGACAACGACAACTGGCTGCACCTCGCGCTCGGCTTCGGGATGCTCGCGCTCGGGCTGCTGCTGTCTAACCAGGCGGGCACCGGAGGACGCCTGGACAGCCCCGCCGACCGGCACTGA
- a CDS encoding phage holin family protein, with protein sequence MSMPTQGSGLDSGYHPDAGAPHSAAEVKSSSLGDLMRQVTTDLSTLMRQEVELAKAEIRQEGKKAGKAAGLFGGAGFGGYMVALFVSIAVWQFLDNVMDSGLAALIVAVIWAAVAAVLYSMAKKNAQHVRGLKQTNDSVQRIPDALKPHPEGVTR encoded by the coding sequence ATGAGCATGCCGACGCAGGGGTCCGGACTGGACTCCGGTTACCACCCCGACGCGGGTGCCCCGCACAGCGCGGCGGAGGTGAAGAGCAGCTCGCTGGGTGACCTGATGCGTCAGGTCACCACCGACCTGTCGACGCTGATGCGTCAGGAGGTCGAGCTGGCCAAGGCCGAGATCCGCCAGGAGGGCAAGAAGGCCGGCAAGGCCGCGGGCCTCTTCGGCGGTGCCGGCTTCGGTGGCTACATGGTGGCGCTCTTCGTGTCCATCGCCGTCTGGCAGTTCCTGGACAACGTCATGGACTCCGGCCTGGCCGCGCTGATCGTGGCCGTGATCTGGGCCGCGGTCGCCGCGGTCCTCTACTCGATGGCCAAGAAGAACGCCCAGCACGTACGCGGGCTCAAGCAGACCAACGACAGCGTGCAGCGGATCCCCGACGCGCTCAAGCCGCACCCGGAGGGAGTCACCCGATGA
- a CDS encoding DUF3618 domain-containing protein, translating to MSTDPDQIRREIEATRNSLSSDVDALAYKVSPSRIVDDRKQRARSALQNVRDKVMGTASDLGHGTGQAAHSVGDRASSAASSVGDAAQSAAATVSDAAHSAPRVIRQKSQGNPLAAGLIAFGVGWLASSLIPASRREQQAATQVKAKVSEHSGAVKEKLGEVASELREPAQHAAESVRSAAQDAVHVVKDDTKSAAHNVKDHATP from the coding sequence ATGAGCACCGATCCCGATCAGATCCGCCGGGAGATCGAAGCCACCCGCAACAGCCTCAGCTCCGATGTGGATGCGCTGGCGTACAAGGTCAGCCCCAGCCGCATCGTCGACGACCGCAAGCAGCGGGCCCGTTCCGCTCTGCAGAATGTGAGGGACAAGGTCATGGGAACCGCGTCTGACCTCGGCCACGGCACCGGCCAGGCCGCCCACTCGGTCGGTGACCGCGCCTCGTCGGCGGCCTCCAGCGTCGGCGACGCCGCGCAGTCGGCGGCGGCCACTGTCAGCGACGCCGCGCACAGCGCGCCGCGGGTGATCCGGCAGAAGTCCCAGGGCAACCCTCTCGCCGCCGGCTTGATCGCGTTCGGGGTCGGCTGGCTGGCGTCGTCGCTGATCCCGGCCTCCCGCCGCGAGCAGCAGGCCGCCACCCAGGTGAAGGCCAAGGTCAGCGAGCACAGCGGAGCGGTGAAGGAGAAGCTCGGCGAGGTGGCCAGCGAGCTGCGCGAGCCGGCCCAGCACGCCGCCGAGTCGGTGAGGTCCGCCGCTCAGGACGCCGTGCACGTGGTCAAGGACGACACGAAGTCCGCCGCCCACAACGTCAAGGACCACGCCACCCCCTGA
- a CDS encoding glycosyltransferase, whose amino-acid sequence MTYVLPLRWHTDTDLAELTDYLRSLAERVEVLVVDGSPPDLFARHAEAWRGLVRHLPPDPSEHGLNGKVLGVRTGVRAAGHEHVVIADDDVRYDETALAAVHRLLGRADLVRPQNYFDPVPWHAWWDTGRTLLNRALGADYPGTLAVRRSTFLAMGGYDPDVLFENLELIRTVRGYGGTEAAPAWLYVRRLPPDAAHFRGQRVRQAYDDLAQPARLLTALAVLPALTAAVASRRPRLLVGAVAGVVALAETGRRRANGCRVFPPTTALAAPLWLLERGICSWLAVAQRFLRGGVRYGETRIRRAATPAPQTRAILHFLRGRNNPEPTKTQL is encoded by the coding sequence ATGACGTACGTGCTGCCGCTGCGCTGGCACACCGACACCGACCTGGCCGAGCTGACCGACTACCTGCGCTCGCTGGCTGAGCGGGTCGAGGTGCTCGTGGTCGACGGCTCGCCTCCGGACCTCTTCGCGCGGCATGCCGAGGCGTGGCGGGGGCTGGTCCGGCACCTCCCACCGGACCCGAGCGAGCACGGGCTCAACGGCAAGGTGCTCGGCGTACGCACGGGCGTCCGTGCGGCCGGCCACGAGCACGTGGTGATCGCCGACGACGATGTCCGGTACGACGAGACCGCACTGGCCGCCGTACACCGGCTGCTGGGCCGGGCCGACCTGGTACGACCGCAGAACTACTTCGACCCGGTGCCCTGGCACGCCTGGTGGGACACCGGCCGCACGCTGCTCAACCGTGCGCTCGGGGCGGACTATCCGGGCACCCTCGCCGTGCGGCGCAGCACCTTCCTCGCCATGGGCGGGTACGACCCGGACGTGCTCTTCGAGAACCTGGAGCTGATCCGCACGGTGCGCGGGTACGGCGGCACCGAGGCCGCCCCAGCCTGGCTGTACGTCCGCCGGCTGCCTCCGGACGCCGCGCACTTCCGCGGTCAACGGGTCCGTCAGGCGTACGACGATCTGGCTCAGCCGGCTCGCCTGCTGACCGCGCTCGCGGTGCTGCCGGCGCTGACGGCGGCGGTCGCGTCGCGCCGGCCCAGGCTGCTGGTCGGCGCGGTGGCCGGGGTCGTCGCCCTGGCCGAGACGGGTCGCCGCCGCGCCAACGGATGCCGTGTTTTCCCACCGACCACAGCCCTGGCAGCCCCGCTCTGGCTGTTGGAGCGTGGCATCTGCAGCTGGCTCGCGGTCGCCCAACGCTTCCTGCGAGGCGGCGTCCGTTATGGCGAGACCCGAATCCGCCGGGCCGCGACCCCCGCCCCCCAAACCCGCGCGATCTTGCACTTTCTGCGGGGGCGAAACAACCCAGAGCCGACAAAAACCCAACTGTAA
- a CDS encoding cytochrome P450, with translation MATMPADRSPDSTLALLRAGYRFIGERCERYGSDVFRTRILLAPTICLRGRPAAELFYDNDRFQRATAMPLRVQRTLTGRGGVQGLDGSEHSDRKAMFMSIMTPAAIQRLGQLFDDEWRTRITAWESAAPVSLYDELGRMLTRVVCAWAGVPLPASQVERRAVELHAMIEAPAVIGPRHWRGRLARYRAERWLADLIERTRVGFAPAPAGSALAVIAEHRDGRGNLLPRRIAAVELLNVLRPVVAVDQYMTFAALALHDHPAWRERVRDDDEAAEHFVQEVRRYYPFFPIAAARVRRSFDWQGHHFPKGRRVLLDLYGTNHHPTLWPQPELFRPERFAGRRVDPFELIPQGGGDHWAGHRCAGEWITIDLMKRAVTNLATTMRYDVPVQNLALDLHRMPALPPLGLTLTNVHRAA, from the coding sequence ATGGCGACCATGCCGGCCGACCGCAGCCCGGACAGCACCCTCGCGCTGCTCCGCGCCGGTTACCGGTTCATCGGCGAGCGCTGCGAGCGGTACGGCAGCGACGTCTTCCGGACCCGGATCCTGCTCGCCCCGACCATCTGCCTGCGCGGTCGGCCGGCGGCGGAGCTGTTCTACGACAATGACCGCTTCCAACGCGCCACAGCGATGCCGCTGCGCGTGCAGCGGACCCTGACCGGTCGGGGTGGGGTGCAGGGGCTGGACGGGTCGGAGCACTCCGACCGCAAGGCCATGTTCATGTCGATCATGACGCCGGCCGCGATCCAGCGGCTCGGCCAGCTCTTCGACGACGAGTGGCGGACCCGGATCACCGCCTGGGAGAGCGCCGCTCCGGTGTCGCTCTACGACGAGCTGGGTCGGATGCTGACCCGGGTGGTCTGCGCCTGGGCCGGGGTGCCGCTGCCCGCGTCGCAGGTCGAGCGCCGCGCCGTCGAGCTGCACGCCATGATCGAGGCCCCGGCGGTGATCGGCCCCCGGCACTGGCGGGGACGGCTCGCCCGGTACCGCGCCGAACGCTGGCTCGCCGACCTCATCGAACGGACCCGGGTCGGTTTCGCTCCGGCGCCGGCGGGCAGCGCCCTGGCCGTGATCGCCGAACACCGGGACGGGCGCGGCAACCTCCTCCCCCGGCGGATCGCGGCGGTGGAGTTGCTCAACGTGCTGCGCCCGGTGGTCGCCGTCGACCAGTACATGACCTTCGCCGCGCTCGCCCTGCACGACCATCCGGCCTGGCGGGAACGGGTCCGTGACGACGACGAGGCCGCCGAGCACTTCGTCCAGGAGGTACGCCGCTACTACCCGTTCTTTCCGATCGCGGCGGCCCGGGTCCGGCGGTCCTTCGACTGGCAGGGCCACCACTTTCCGAAGGGCCGGCGGGTGCTGCTCGACCTCTACGGCACCAACCACCACCCGACACTCTGGCCGCAACCGGAGCTGTTTCGCCCGGAGCGGTTCGCCGGCCGCCGGGTGGACCCGTTCGAGCTGATCCCGCAGGGCGGCGGCGACCACTGGGCCGGGCACCGCTGCGCCGGCGAGTGGATCACCATCGACCTGATGAAACGGGCGGTCACCAACCTGGCCACCACAATGCGCTACGACGTGCCCGTCCAGAACCTGGCCCTGGACCTGCACCGGATGCCCGCGCTGCCGCCCCTCGGGCTGACCCTCACCAACGTCCACCGCGCCGCCTGA
- a CDS encoding DUF397 domain-containing protein produces MAQHPKGDFDLSRAVWQRAEGDTSDSAVEVAFVDDLIGMRNSAEPNGPVLVFTQAEWDAFVAGAQDGEFDLD; encoded by the coding sequence ATGGCGCAGCACCCCAAGGGCGACTTCGACCTCTCACGGGCGGTCTGGCAGCGGGCCGAGGGGGACACCTCCGACAGCGCCGTTGAGGTCGCCTTCGTCGACGACCTGATCGGGATGCGCAACTCCGCCGAGCCGAACGGGCCGGTGCTGGTCTTCACCCAGGCCGAGTGGGACGCCTTCGTGGCCGGAGCGCAGGACGGCGAGTTCGACCTGGACTGA